A part of Streptomyces sp. NBC_01210 genomic DNA contains:
- a CDS encoding ROK family transcriptional regulator, whose translation MGATGAVGATGAVGANLLALRSHNAALVLDLLRTAGEGGISRMELAERTGLTPQAVSKITARLREEGLAVDAGRRASTGGRPGTVLRLVPSACHAVGLHLDRDELTVVLLDLAGAPVAVRTVPLDLGAGAEAVVERVATEVEALSAGAGALTSPFPKLGAGPQPPGPTAQASPRRGESTRSGPRTVGPAEHASAASAAPAAVPCGSGSAVRPGATDTPGALPTAGREPAAPAAASHRPGGGPPLVLGVGVAMPGPLDHVTGVPHRVTGFPQWDGFPLRDALATRLGLPVVLDKDTNAAALGLALRGPGDSFAYLHLGTGLGAGLVLGGSLYRGARTGAGEFGHQVIQLDGPECGCGKRGCIEALCLAAVDRGDLDLAARVLGTGAANLVELLDIDRVLLGGRVVAAATEPFVRGVGERVRVPVDLAEGGAHVVAEGAAQLVLAPVFGRAEVSTAAPKIG comes from the coding sequence ATGGGAGCTACGGGAGCTGTGGGCGCTACGGGAGCTGTGGGAGCGAACCTGCTGGCGCTGCGCAGTCATAACGCGGCGCTGGTGCTCGACCTGCTGCGTACGGCGGGTGAGGGCGGCATCAGCAGGATGGAGCTCGCCGAGCGCACCGGGCTCACCCCGCAGGCGGTCAGCAAGATCACGGCCCGGCTGCGCGAGGAGGGGCTGGCGGTGGATGCCGGCCGCCGCGCGTCGACCGGTGGCAGACCGGGCACGGTGCTGCGGCTGGTCCCGTCGGCGTGCCACGCGGTCGGGCTGCACCTGGACCGCGACGAGCTGACGGTGGTGCTGCTGGACCTGGCGGGCGCTCCGGTCGCGGTCCGCACGGTGCCGCTGGACCTGGGCGCGGGGGCGGAGGCGGTCGTGGAGCGGGTGGCGACGGAGGTCGAGGCGCTGTCGGCGGGGGCCGGGGCCCTCACCAGCCCCTTCCCGAAACTCGGGGCGGGCCCCCAGCCTCCCGGGCCGACGGCGCAGGCTTCGCCGCGCCGGGGCGAATCGACGAGGTCGGGGCCCCGAACCGTGGGCCCGGCCGAGCATGCGTCTGCGGCGTCTGCGGCGCCTGCGGCCGTCCCGTGCGGGTCCGGGTCCGCCGTGCGGCCCGGGGCCACGGATACACCCGGCGCCCTACCCACTGCCGGGCGCGAGCCCGCAGCACCCGCGGCGGCCTCCCACCGGCCCGGGGGCGGCCCGCCGCTCGTGCTGGGTGTTGGCGTGGCCATGCCCGGGCCACTCGATCACGTCACCGGTGTTCCGCATCGCGTCACCGGGTTTCCGCAGTGGGACGGGTTTCCCCTCCGTGACGCGCTCGCCACGCGGCTCGGGTTGCCCGTCGTCCTTGACAAGGACACCAATGCCGCCGCCCTCGGGCTCGCACTGCGCGGGCCCGGTGACTCCTTCGCGTATCTCCATCTCGGCACGGGACTCGGCGCCGGTCTCGTGCTCGGCGGCTCGCTCTACCGCGGCGCGCGCACCGGCGCGGGGGAGTTCGGGCATCAGGTCATCCAGCTCGACGGGCCCGAGTGCGGGTGCGGAAAGCGGGGCTGTATCGAGGCGCTCTGCCTGGCGGCCGTCGACCGCGGCGATCTCGACCTGGCTGCCCGCGTCCTCGGCACCGGCGCCGCGAACCTCGTCGAGCTGCTCGACATCGACCGGGTGCTGCTCGGCGGCCGGGTCGTCGCCGCGGCCACCGAGCCGTTCGTACGGGGAGTCGGCGAGCGTGTCCGCGTCCCGGTCGACCTCGCCGAAGGCGGCGCACACGTCGTCGCCGAGGGCGCCGCGCAGCTGGTCCTCGCGCCCGTCTTCGGACGCGCCGAAGTGTCTACCGCCGCACCGAAAATAGGCTGA
- a CDS encoding Gfo/Idh/MocA family protein — protein MTGTVTRTPLRVGLVGYGLAGSVFHAPLIAATEGLALDTIVTSNPERQEQARTEFPDVRFAASPDELWERADELDLIVIASPNKTHVPIATAALKAGLPVVVDKPIAGTAAEARELAALAEERGLLLSVFQNRRWDNDFLTVRKLIADGELGDVLRFESRFERWRPQLKGGWRESGDPQEIGGLLYDLGSHVVDQALTLFGPVVRVYAEADVRRPGAETDDDTFIALTHTNGVRSHLHVSAVTAQLGPRFRVLGSTAGYVKYGLDPQEAALRDGRRPDADASWGVEPESLWGRVGAGESPLTGGGRPVETVPGDYPAYYAAIATALREGTAPPVTALEAAATLDVLEAARRSAREGITVEVSA, from the coding sequence ATGACTGGCACCGTCACCCGCACCCCCCTCCGCGTCGGACTCGTCGGCTACGGCCTGGCGGGTTCCGTCTTCCACGCCCCGCTGATCGCCGCGACCGAGGGTCTCGCCCTCGACACGATCGTCACCTCGAACCCGGAGCGGCAGGAGCAGGCCCGCACCGAGTTCCCCGACGTACGCTTCGCGGCCTCGCCCGACGAGCTGTGGGAGCGGGCCGACGAGCTCGATCTGATCGTGATCGCCTCCCCCAACAAGACGCATGTCCCGATCGCCACGGCCGCCCTCAAGGCAGGCCTCCCGGTCGTCGTCGACAAGCCCATCGCCGGCACCGCCGCCGAGGCGCGTGAACTCGCCGCCCTCGCCGAGGAGCGCGGTCTGCTGCTCTCCGTCTTCCAGAACCGCCGCTGGGACAACGACTTCCTCACTGTCCGGAAGCTGATCGCGGACGGCGAGCTCGGCGACGTACTGCGCTTCGAGTCGCGCTTCGAGCGCTGGCGCCCGCAGCTCAAGGGCGGCTGGCGCGAGTCGGGCGACCCGCAGGAGATCGGCGGTCTGCTGTACGACCTGGGCAGCCATGTCGTCGACCAGGCGCTGACCCTGTTCGGCCCGGTCGTGCGGGTGTACGCCGAGGCCGATGTCCGCCGCCCCGGCGCCGAGACCGACGACGACACGTTCATCGCGCTCACGCATACGAACGGCGTCCGCTCCCATCTGCACGTCAGCGCCGTGACCGCGCAGCTCGGCCCGCGTTTCCGGGTGCTCGGCTCGACGGCGGGCTATGTGAAGTACGGCCTGGATCCGCAGGAGGCCGCCCTCCGCGACGGCAGGCGTCCCGACGCCGACGCGAGCTGGGGCGTCGAGCCCGAGTCGCTGTGGGGCCGCGTCGGCGCGGGCGAGTCCCCGCTGACGGGCGGCGGCCGCCCGGTCGAGACGGTTCCGGGCGACTACCCGGCGTACTACGCGGCCATCGCCACCGCCCTGCGCGAGGGCACGGCCCCGCCGGTCACCGCTCTTGAGGCGGCGGCCACGCTGGACGTCCTGGAGGCCGCGCGCCGCTCCGCCCGTGAGGGCATCACCGTGGAGGTCTCCGCATGA
- a CDS encoding heme-degrading domain-containing protein, whose amino-acid sequence MTGSPTPSASPIPSGPAAPAPLTVDELVAQERRLTLRRFTYEDAWMLGSLLVELARERRSPVAIDIRRGAQQLFHCALPGSSADNDAWIDRKRRVVERYGQSSFLVGTRHRAKGTTFEESSRLDPDVYAAHGGSFPITVDGVGVIGSVTVSGLPQAEDHAMVVEALERFITA is encoded by the coding sequence ATGACCGGCTCGCCCACCCCGTCCGCCTCGCCGATCCCCTCCGGCCCGGCCGCGCCCGCACCGCTCACCGTCGACGAGCTCGTCGCCCAGGAACGCCGACTGACCCTGCGCCGGTTCACATACGAGGACGCCTGGATGCTCGGCAGCCTGCTCGTCGAGCTGGCCCGCGAGCGCCGGTCGCCGGTGGCGATCGACATCCGGCGTGGAGCACAGCAGCTCTTCCACTGCGCGCTGCCGGGCTCGAGCGCCGACAACGACGCATGGATCGACCGCAAGCGGCGGGTCGTCGAGCGGTACGGCCAGAGCTCGTTCCTGGTCGGCACCCGCCACCGCGCGAAGGGCACGACGTTCGAGGAGTCCTCGCGCCTCGACCCGGACGTGTACGCGGCCCACGGCGGCTCGTTCCCGATCACGGTCGACGGCGTGGGCGTCATCGGCTCGGTCACGGTCTCGGGCCTGCCGCAGGCGGAGGACCACGCGATGGTGGTCGAGGCGCTGGAGCGTTTCATCACTGCTTGA
- a CDS encoding fumarylacetoacetate hydrolase family protein, with protein sequence MKLLRVGTAGAERPALLDEDGTTLRDLSGLVADIDGELLADASALAGIRAAADAGELPVLDADGLRTGAPLARIGKVVCIGLNYHDHAAETGAEPPAEPVVFFKAADTVVGPDDTVLVPRRSRKTDWEVELAVVIGRTARYLEDDEDALSYVAGYAVSHDVSEREFQIERGGTWDKGKNCETFNPLGPWLVTADEVPDPQALSLRLWVNGELKQNGTTGDQIFPVAEVVRYVSQFMTLYPGDVINTGTPAGVALGQPEPKPFLRAGDVVELEVEGLGRQRQELKDA encoded by the coding sequence ATGAAGCTGCTGCGAGTCGGTACGGCGGGCGCCGAGCGCCCGGCTCTGCTCGACGAGGACGGGACGACGCTGCGCGACCTGTCCGGCCTTGTCGCGGACATCGACGGTGAGCTGCTCGCCGACGCCTCGGCGCTCGCCGGGATACGGGCCGCGGCGGACGCCGGTGAGCTGCCCGTACTGGACGCCGACGGCCTGCGTACGGGTGCGCCGCTCGCCCGTATCGGCAAGGTCGTGTGCATCGGGCTGAACTACCACGACCACGCCGCCGAGACGGGCGCGGAGCCTCCGGCCGAGCCGGTCGTCTTCTTCAAGGCGGCCGACACGGTCGTCGGCCCGGACGACACCGTGCTCGTACCGCGCCGCAGCCGGAAGACCGACTGGGAGGTCGAGCTCGCGGTCGTGATCGGACGTACGGCCCGCTATCTGGAGGACGACGAGGACGCGCTGTCGTACGTCGCCGGGTACGCGGTCTCGCACGATGTCTCGGAGCGCGAGTTCCAGATCGAGCGCGGCGGCACGTGGGACAAGGGCAAGAACTGCGAGACGTTCAACCCGCTGGGCCCGTGGCTGGTGACGGCGGACGAGGTGCCGGACCCGCAGGCGCTCTCGCTCAGGCTGTGGGTGAACGGCGAGCTGAAGCAGAACGGCACGACCGGCGACCAGATCTTTCCGGTGGCGGAGGTGGTGCGGTACGTCAGCCAGTTCATGACGCTGTACCCCGGGGACGTCATCAACACGGGTACGCCGGCGGGCGTCGCGCTGGGGCAGCCGGAGCCGAAGCCGTTCCTGCGGGCGGGTGATGTGGTGGAGCTGGAGGTCGAGGGGCTTGGCCGGCAGCGCCAGGAGCTGAAAGACGCGTAG
- a CDS encoding YidC/Oxa1 family membrane protein insertase yields MSVFASLVAHLADLLQPLFHASATAAAIIVFTALVRLAVHPLSRAAARGQKAKARLSPQIAELRKKHGKNPERMQKAVMELHAKEKVSPLSGCLPSLLQLPAFFLMYHLFSSTRIGGESNGLLSHTLGAAPLGDRWSDALAHGGVFGGAGLVYVALFAIVAAVATFNYRRTKRQMAAAPVPSDQQMPGMAAMGAMTKVMPLLSFATLLTVAWVPLAAALYVVTTTTWTAVERAFLYRDMPVAGALATAA; encoded by the coding sequence ATGTCCGTTTTCGCCAGCCTGGTCGCACACCTCGCCGACCTGCTCCAGCCGCTCTTCCACGCGTCCGCCACGGCCGCCGCGATCATCGTCTTCACCGCGCTCGTACGGCTCGCCGTCCATCCGCTCTCCCGGGCGGCCGCCCGCGGCCAGAAGGCCAAGGCCAGGCTCTCGCCGCAGATTGCCGAGCTGCGCAAGAAGCACGGCAAGAACCCGGAGCGGATGCAGAAAGCTGTCATGGAACTGCACGCCAAGGAGAAGGTCTCGCCGCTCTCCGGGTGCCTGCCGAGCCTGCTGCAGCTGCCGGCGTTCTTCCTGATGTACCACCTGTTCTCCAGCACGCGGATCGGCGGCGAGTCGAACGGTCTGCTCAGCCACACGCTCGGCGCCGCGCCCCTCGGCGACCGCTGGTCGGACGCGCTCGCGCACGGCGGCGTCTTCGGCGGCGCGGGCCTGGTGTACGTCGCGCTCTTCGCGATCGTCGCCGCCGTGGCCACCTTCAACTACCGGCGTACGAAGCGTCAGATGGCGGCCGCGCCGGTCCCGTCCGACCAGCAGATGCCGGGCATGGCCGCGATGGGCGCGATGACGAAGGTCATGCCGCTGCTCTCCTTCGCCACGCTCCTGACCGTGGCCTGGGTGCCGCTGGCCGCCGCGCTCTATGTGGTCACCACCACGACGTGGACGGCGGTCGAGCGGGCCTTTCTCTACCGGGACATGCCCGTCGCGGGCGCGCTTGCTACCGCCGCGTAA
- a CDS encoding DUF6412 domain-containing protein, which produces MTGRTTRLLRPAALLILLLVEVLLIDGGSLSAAVALAATATAAAGSALVVCAVISARCAPAVPRTRVRTAIRDREQRTAFLPQRDPDAKGRTRPRAPGRSLLTAA; this is translated from the coding sequence ATGACCGGTCGTACGACGCGGCTGCTCCGGCCCGCCGCGCTGCTGATCCTCCTGCTCGTCGAAGTGCTGCTCATCGACGGTGGCAGCCTCTCCGCCGCGGTGGCGCTCGCCGCGACCGCCACCGCTGCCGCCGGTTCCGCGCTCGTCGTCTGCGCCGTCATCAGCGCGCGCTGCGCGCCTGCCGTGCCACGCACCCGGGTCCGCACCGCCATCCGCGACCGCGAGCAACGCACCGCGTTCCTGCCGCAGCGCGACCCCGACGCGAAAGGCCGGACCCGGCCCCGAGCGCCCGGCCGTTCCCTCCTGACGGCCGCGTAG
- a CDS encoding class E sortase produces the protein MRQRARVRERIPVVVQGRGSRRRARFARGLWTSAEVTVTLGVVVLLLVVHQLWWTNRQARQGAEHKVQALEREWGREGGRGREGEGEARSVEVPGRPVPVGTPTAGETGTGTGTGTGTGAPEAPPARAPRWDQAYAVLRIPRLGVVAPVAQGIAKRGVLDKGYVGHYPQTAQPGQAGNFAVAGHRNTHGEPFRYINRLRGGDEVQVETREGVYVYVVDKGVAQTSSRDTGVIAAVPRSVVKSGAGYSAPGYYLTLTTCTPEYTSRYRLVVWGKLKSMRPR, from the coding sequence GTGCGGCAGCGGGCGAGGGTGCGGGAACGGATACCGGTCGTGGTGCAGGGGCGCGGCTCGCGGCGGCGGGCCCGGTTCGCCCGTGGGCTGTGGACGAGTGCCGAGGTCACCGTCACCCTCGGGGTCGTCGTACTCCTCCTCGTCGTACATCAGCTGTGGTGGACCAATCGGCAGGCCCGGCAGGGCGCCGAGCACAAGGTCCAGGCCCTGGAGCGGGAGTGGGGGAGAGAAGGGGGACGGGGGAGAGAAGGGGAAGGGGAGGCGCGGTCCGTCGAGGTGCCGGGCCGGCCCGTTCCGGTCGGGACGCCCACCGCCGGGGAGACCGGGACCGGCACCGGCACCGGCACCGGGACCGGAGCGCCCGAAGCGCCGCCCGCCCGCGCTCCCCGCTGGGACCAGGCCTACGCCGTCCTCCGCATCCCACGGCTCGGCGTCGTCGCGCCCGTCGCCCAGGGCATCGCGAAGAGGGGCGTACTCGACAAGGGGTATGTCGGGCACTATCCGCAGACCGCCCAGCCCGGCCAGGCCGGGAACTTCGCCGTCGCCGGGCACCGCAATACCCACGGCGAGCCCTTCCGGTACATCAACCGGCTGCGCGGCGGTGACGAGGTGCAGGTCGAGACCCGGGAGGGGGTCTACGTGTATGTGGTGGACAAGGGGGTGGCGCAGACCTCGAGCCGGGACACCGGCGTGATCGCGGCCGTGCCGCGCAGTGTCGTGAAGTCCGGCGCCGGCTACAGCGCGCCCGGGTACTACCTCACGCTCACCACCTGCACGCCGGAGTACACCTCCCGGTACCGGCTCGTCGTATGGGGAAAGTTGAAGTCGATGCGGCCGCGCTAG
- a CDS encoding DUF3592 domain-containing protein, with amino-acid sequence MSPFWFLTLVPFLAGLAICAVQGTNYILAELVRSTGRSALGTVTGHIATREASYSTAHPVVRWTTDDGTEVEQPLIDNSGSPHRLPEGSQVRVLYTPHNPQHAQIDSPAARSSALLTLALGTALWLGSLVAVLMRIGSSL; translated from the coding sequence ATGAGTCCCTTCTGGTTTCTGACCCTCGTGCCCTTCCTCGCAGGCCTGGCGATCTGCGCCGTACAAGGCACGAACTACATCCTTGCGGAGCTCGTACGCAGCACCGGCCGCAGCGCGCTCGGCACGGTGACGGGCCACATAGCCACGCGCGAGGCTTCCTACTCCACGGCTCATCCGGTCGTGCGCTGGACGACGGACGACGGCACGGAGGTCGAGCAGCCGCTGATCGACAACAGCGGCAGCCCGCACCGGCTCCCCGAGGGCTCGCAGGTCCGCGTCCTCTACACCCCGCACAATCCGCAACACGCCCAGATCGACTCGCCGGCCGCCCGCTCGTCGGCGCTCCTCACGCTGGCCCTGGGCACGGCGCTCTGGCTCGGATCGCTCGTGGCGGTACTCATGAGAATCGGCTCATCCCTCTGA
- a CDS encoding SEC-C domain-containing protein — protein sequence MRPDTPADHTTEAERLLRTAAQYPEDHEPLLLQAAAHLELAGDREQASTLYDRLLAADPEHPLLIKALQAANLWEYGHEAEARALITGIRTAAPADPAPWEIVAETLESHDELEASHDCFTAALTLLLPPGEDEVPYATQSLLTGRHRVRRLLGLPHDERDALADTIHTSHTADISLDELHDPKRLWALGSENPAELKAEIARLRSELGSYRSALSRPFPVAVLHWPENELNELLAAYPELEAEYPTQTAHLTDIEASLRDLSSTGTENLGIVTATVPSYEAFAASEQSSPANADLLPQYATTLAARGRAVAWPPAKGSACWCGSGAAYRDCHGGPNQP from the coding sequence ATGCGCCCCGACACGCCTGCCGATCACACCACCGAAGCCGAGCGCCTGCTGCGTACCGCGGCGCAGTACCCCGAGGACCATGAGCCCCTGCTGCTCCAGGCCGCGGCCCACCTGGAACTGGCGGGCGACCGCGAACAGGCCTCCACCCTCTACGACCGCTTGCTCGCGGCCGACCCCGAGCACCCTCTGCTGATCAAGGCCCTGCAGGCGGCGAACCTCTGGGAGTACGGCCACGAGGCGGAGGCCCGCGCCCTGATCACCGGCATCCGCACAGCGGCTCCGGCCGACCCCGCGCCCTGGGAGATCGTCGCGGAGACGCTGGAGTCCCACGACGAGCTCGAGGCGTCCCACGACTGCTTCACCGCAGCCCTCACCCTGCTTCTCCCCCCGGGAGAAGACGAGGTCCCCTACGCAACCCAGTCCCTCCTCACGGGCCGCCACCGCGTCCGCCGCCTCCTGGGCCTGCCGCACGACGAGCGGGACGCCCTGGCCGACACGATCCACACGTCCCACACGGCGGACATCTCGCTGGACGAACTCCACGACCCGAAGCGCCTGTGGGCGCTGGGCTCGGAAAACCCGGCCGAACTCAAGGCGGAAATCGCCCGCCTGAGGTCCGAACTGGGCTCGTACCGCTCGGCGTTGTCGCGCCCGTTCCCGGTGGCGGTCCTCCACTGGCCCGAGAACGAACTGAACGAACTGCTCGCGGCCTACCCCGAGTTGGAGGCGGAGTACCCGACCCAGACGGCCCACCTGACGGACATCGAGGCCTCGCTGCGGGACCTGTCGTCCACGGGCACGGAGAACCTGGGCATCGTGACGGCGACGGTCCCGTCGTACGAGGCGTTCGCGGCCTCGGAACAGTCCTCGCCGGCGAACGCGGACCTGCTCCCGCAGTACGCAACGACACTGGCGGCGAGGGGCCGTGCGGTGGCATGGCCGCCGGCGAAGGGGTCGGCGTGCTGGTGCGGGTCGGGGGCGGCGTACCGGGATTGCCATGGGGGGCCCAACCAGCCATGA
- a CDS encoding very short patch repair endonuclease, translating to MSAQGPGAVPSSAGVSARMSRQGSRDTACEIAVRKLLHAGGLRYRVNVPVPGMPRRTIDIVFGRAKVAIFLDGCFWHGCPLHATQPKSNAEWWRAKLDKNMARDRETTEHLKAQGWTVLRFWEHEDPETVARAVAQARDVATRPSHLPKSRP from the coding sequence ATGAGTGCCCAGGGTCCCGGCGCCGTTCCTTCCTCCGCAGGCGTGTCCGCCCGTATGAGTCGACAAGGATCACGCGACACTGCCTGTGAGATCGCCGTGCGCAAGCTCCTTCATGCGGGAGGCCTGCGCTATCGAGTGAACGTCCCGGTCCCCGGCATGCCCCGGCGCACGATCGACATCGTCTTCGGCCGCGCCAAGGTCGCGATCTTCCTCGACGGCTGCTTCTGGCACGGGTGTCCCTTGCACGCGACCCAGCCGAAGTCCAACGCCGAATGGTGGCGGGCCAAGCTCGACAAGAACATGGCGCGCGACCGCGAAACGACGGAGCATCTCAAAGCCCAAGGGTGGACAGTCCTGCGTTTCTGGGAGCACGAGGATCCGGAAACCGTTGCACGGGCAGTGGCTCAGGCGCGAGACGTGGCAACACGACCGAGCCACCTGCCGAAGAGCCGACCGTAG
- a CDS encoding NgoMIV family type II restriction endonuclease gives MPAPFLSSLCGYREGRPNTSDKNDKGSIELGAIFYEKVGISPHATPPTKAIGNLMAELMSADLQKTFQVDAPHLAVEPERAFTSFEQFSHLNAARELRGDMAGGVVRTVNAIRNLSKMTGLEQSLQHKLDEHLDRIQGELKSTEDRRRELLDLLGEESLLKLDITVSREIPNPTKPTSPLQHLVAGLSLKWTLRTDRAQDCRSQGSKMAALRRGRMPHFAAVTMEPRPAMLALLGRGSGDVDCVYHLHLPALAAAIDEYCSGSQSKARQGIHDNFKRLRDQRRVRDYDDLRSYVATL, from the coding sequence ATGCCCGCCCCCTTCCTCAGCTCTCTTTGCGGATATCGCGAGGGACGCCCAAACACTTCAGACAAGAACGACAAGGGGTCGATCGAGCTAGGCGCAATCTTCTACGAGAAGGTAGGGATTTCACCCCACGCGACGCCCCCTACCAAGGCCATAGGAAATCTTATGGCAGAGTTGATGTCGGCCGACCTGCAGAAGACGTTTCAGGTTGACGCTCCTCACCTTGCAGTGGAGCCCGAAAGAGCGTTCACAAGCTTTGAGCAGTTCTCACACCTCAACGCCGCGAGAGAACTCCGCGGGGACATGGCAGGAGGGGTCGTACGCACCGTCAACGCCATTCGAAATCTTTCCAAGATGACGGGATTGGAACAGAGTCTCCAGCACAAGCTCGACGAGCATCTGGATCGCATTCAGGGCGAGCTGAAGTCAACCGAAGACCGCCGTCGTGAGCTTCTTGATCTCCTGGGAGAAGAGTCCCTCCTCAAACTGGACATCACTGTCTCGAGGGAGATACCCAACCCGACAAAGCCGACCTCTCCCCTCCAACATCTGGTTGCAGGTCTGTCTCTGAAGTGGACACTCCGCACCGATCGGGCCCAGGACTGCCGCAGCCAAGGCTCAAAGATGGCCGCACTCCGACGGGGGCGCATGCCACACTTCGCGGCCGTCACGATGGAACCGCGCCCGGCGATGCTGGCCTTGCTCGGCCGCGGCTCTGGCGATGTCGACTGCGTCTACCACCTCCACCTCCCTGCGCTCGCCGCAGCAATCGACGAGTACTGCTCGGGTAGCCAGAGCAAGGCCCGTCAGGGGATTCATGACAACTTCAAGCGCCTTCGCGATCAACGCAGGGTCCGCGACTACGACGACCTGCGCAGCTACGTGGCAACACTCTGA
- a CDS encoding DNA cytosine methyltransferase — MAKRISMIDLFAGCGGMTSGFVAAKGYKPVMAVEWDLHAAATYAANFGESHMRWGDIAEIKNHEIPEADVIIGGPPCQGFSNLGTRDVNDPRNKLWKEYIRFVRHARPKVFVIENVDRFLKSSEFALLQEEVRDGGLLEGYELTHGHLLAADYGAPQRRKRAIVIGSRIGKIPLPDPTHGQGNPLGLKSWRTVRDAFRGKALADKPSTTSLPDSTATFFGESVPGTFKSEDLHIGRTPTDLSLMRYAHIPPGGGRFNLPEELLPNCWKKKATGTTDVMGRMRWNEPSLTIRTEFYKPEKGQYLHPQWEHGPDGYRVDRPITHREAALLQTFPDNFQWCGTKIQVAKQIGNAVPPMLAEAIARHIKPYIVTTQ, encoded by the coding sequence ATGGCTAAGCGCATCTCCATGATCGACCTGTTCGCAGGCTGCGGCGGCATGACCTCCGGCTTCGTTGCAGCAAAAGGATACAAACCGGTCATGGCGGTCGAATGGGACCTGCATGCCGCAGCCACCTACGCAGCCAACTTCGGCGAGTCCCACATGCGCTGGGGAGACATCGCGGAGATCAAGAATCACGAGATCCCCGAAGCGGACGTGATCATTGGTGGCCCCCCCTGCCAGGGCTTCTCCAATCTCGGCACTCGGGACGTCAACGATCCACGCAACAAGCTATGGAAGGAATACATCCGCTTTGTGCGTCACGCACGCCCCAAGGTCTTCGTCATCGAGAACGTGGACCGCTTCCTCAAGTCCTCGGAATTCGCCCTGCTCCAGGAGGAGGTGCGTGACGGCGGCCTGCTGGAGGGGTACGAACTGACGCACGGCCACCTGTTGGCAGCAGATTACGGCGCACCTCAGCGCCGCAAGCGAGCCATCGTCATCGGATCCCGCATCGGGAAAATCCCCCTTCCCGACCCAACTCACGGGCAGGGCAATCCGCTTGGATTGAAGAGTTGGCGGACCGTTCGCGATGCCTTCAGAGGTAAGGCGCTGGCCGACAAGCCCAGCACCACCAGCCTGCCCGATTCGACTGCGACGTTCTTCGGTGAGAGCGTCCCAGGCACGTTCAAGAGCGAAGATCTCCACATCGGCCGCACACCGACAGACCTCTCCCTAATGCGATATGCCCACATTCCGCCGGGGGGCGGACGCTTCAATCTCCCGGAAGAGCTCCTGCCGAACTGCTGGAAGAAGAAGGCAACAGGAACGACTGACGTGATGGGGAGGATGCGGTGGAACGAGCCGTCGCTCACCATTCGAACCGAGTTCTACAAGCCGGAGAAGGGGCAGTATCTACACCCGCAGTGGGAACACGGACCGGACGGCTACCGAGTAGACCGCCCCATTACACATCGGGAAGCGGCGCTACTTCAGACGTTCCCTGACAACTTCCAGTGGTGCGGCACAAAGATTCAGGTTGCCAAGCAGATCGGCAACGCAGTACCACCTATGCTCGCCGAGGCAATTGCCAGGCACATCAAGCCGTACATCGTCACGACTCAGTAG